In the Bradyrhizobium guangzhouense genome, one interval contains:
- a CDS encoding DUF2336 domain-containing protein — MSTAQLSIIDEVESAIRTGSAEKGLETARRVTDLFLSSAGSFNDEQIALFDDVLERLIGTIELRAIADLGARVALAEISAQLAPIAQAPPSVIRRLANNDEIRIAGPVLQESARLDDGELVEIASSKGEPHLLAVAGRWWLKEIVTDALLARRYPSVSRRLAANPGARMSGKGFTVIVGQAELDPELAVSIGIRVDLPSDLRRRLLRSATDAVRTRLLSRAPPDLFEEIQSAIAAVTVGVEREMSAVRDFEGAKRAVGNLKASGQLNEATLLNFARQRRYEEAVAALAALSGSTIEVIRPLMQSLREDGLLVPCKAAQLSWETTVAVLESRFATGAMKPADVARAKSNFARMTAENARRTLRFWQVRAS; from the coding sequence ATGTCCACGGCCCAGCTATCGATCATCGACGAGGTCGAATCCGCGATCCGGACCGGCTCGGCGGAAAAGGGCCTGGAGACTGCCCGGCGCGTCACTGACTTGTTCCTCTCCTCCGCCGGAAGCTTCAACGACGAGCAGATCGCGCTGTTCGACGACGTGCTCGAGCGCCTGATCGGCACCATCGAGCTGCGCGCCATCGCCGATCTGGGCGCGCGCGTCGCGCTCGCCGAGATCAGCGCCCAGCTGGCGCCGATCGCGCAGGCGCCGCCCTCGGTGATCCGCCGCCTCGCCAACAATGACGAGATCCGTATCGCCGGTCCCGTGCTGCAGGAATCGGCGCGTCTTGACGATGGCGAGCTGGTGGAGATCGCCTCCAGCAAAGGCGAGCCGCATCTGCTCGCGGTCGCCGGCCGCTGGTGGTTGAAAGAGATCGTCACCGACGCGCTGCTGGCGCGGCGCTATCCGAGCGTCAGCAGGCGTCTCGCCGCTAATCCCGGCGCGCGCATGTCCGGAAAGGGATTCACTGTCATCGTCGGACAGGCCGAGCTCGATCCCGAGCTCGCAGTGAGCATCGGCATCCGCGTCGACCTGCCGTCGGACCTGCGTCGGCGATTGCTGCGTTCCGCAACTGACGCCGTTCGCACCCGTCTGCTGTCACGTGCGCCGCCCGATCTGTTCGAGGAGATCCAGAGCGCGATCGCCGCCGTCACTGTCGGCGTCGAGCGCGAGATGTCCGCTGTCCGCGATTTCGAGGGCGCCAAGCGCGCGGTCGGAAATCTCAAGGCGTCCGGCCAGCTCAACGAGGCGACACTGCTGAACTTCGCGCGACAGCGGCGCTACGAGGAAGCCGTGGCCGCGCTGGCGGCACTGTCTGGATCGACCATCGAGGTGATCCGTCCGCTGATGCAGAGCCTGCGCGAGGACGGCCTGCTGGTGCCCTGCAAGGCGGCGCAGCTGAGCTGGGAAACGACGGTCGCCGTGCTCGAGAGCCGCTTTGCCACCGGCGCGATGAAGCCGGCGGATGTTGCGAGGGCGAAGAGCAATTTCGCGCGCATGACGGCGGAGAATGCGCGGCGCACGCTCAGGTTCTGGCAGGTGCGGGCGTCGTAG
- a CDS encoding RluA family pseudouridine synthase, which produces MLDVPELTAEEILGRVLHRDGLMLVIDKPAGLPVHRGPKGGPNLEDSFDALRFGLPRPPVLAHRLDKDTSGCLVLGRHRKATASLGLLFKHGKIGKTYWTVVEGGPAEDEGTIDMPLGRLNAERGWWQKPDPEGQKAITNWKVMGRGDGFTWIAMEPVTGRTHQLRVHSSATGWPIFGDNIYGNGPRFGEPKLHLHSREIVVPISRNKEPVRVVAPAPPHMQDKLRACGWNGE; this is translated from the coding sequence TTGCTCGATGTTCCCGAATTGACCGCTGAGGAGATCCTGGGCCGCGTGCTCCACCGCGACGGCTTGATGCTGGTGATCGACAAGCCGGCCGGGCTGCCGGTGCATCGCGGCCCCAAGGGCGGGCCCAATCTGGAGGACTCCTTCGACGCGCTTCGGTTCGGCCTGCCGCGGCCGCCGGTGCTGGCCCACCGGCTGGACAAGGACACCTCCGGCTGCCTCGTGCTCGGCCGTCATCGCAAGGCCACCGCCTCGCTCGGCCTTTTGTTCAAGCATGGCAAGATCGGCAAGACCTACTGGACCGTGGTCGAGGGCGGCCCGGCCGAGGACGAGGGCACCATCGACATGCCGCTCGGCCGGCTGAACGCCGAGCGCGGCTGGTGGCAGAAGCCCGATCCGGAGGGCCAGAAGGCCATCACCAACTGGAAAGTGATGGGCCGGGGCGATGGCTTTACCTGGATCGCCATGGAACCGGTCACGGGGCGCACCCATCAATTACGGGTGCATTCGTCGGCGACCGGCTGGCCGATCTTCGGCGATAATATTTATGGCAACGGCCCGCGCTTCGGCGAGCCGAAGCTGCATCTGCATTCCCGCGAGATCGTGGTGCCGATCTCCCGGAACAAGGAGCCGGTCCGCGTGGTCGCACCGGCCCCGCCCCACATGCAAGACAAGCTCCGCGCCTGCGGCTGGAACGGGGAATAG
- the ftsY gene encoding signal recognition particle-docking protein FtsY, whose amino-acid sequence MNDTTDTPKLSWWRRLSNGLKRTSSSLGTAVADLVTKRKLDRAMLDDIEDVLLRADLGTSVAARIADAVGTGRYDKAISADEVKDVVATEVEKVLAPVAKPLEIDAARKPFVILVVGVNGSGKTTTIGKLSQKFASEGRKVMLAAGDTFRAAAIEQLKVWGERTRTPVVAGAQGSDSASLAFNALTAAKEQGIDVLLIDTAGRLQNKAELMNELEKVVRVIRKVDASAPHAVLLVLDATVGQNALSQVEAFHRTAGVTGLVMTKLDGTARGGILVALAEKFKLPVHFIGVGEGVDDLAPFTARDFARAIAGIET is encoded by the coding sequence ATGAACGATACCACTGACACCCCCAAGCTGAGCTGGTGGCGCCGCCTGTCCAACGGGCTGAAGCGCACCTCGTCCTCGCTCGGGACCGCGGTCGCCGATCTCGTCACCAAGCGCAAGCTCGACCGCGCCATGCTCGACGACATCGAGGACGTGCTGCTGCGCGCCGACCTCGGGACGTCAGTCGCAGCGCGGATCGCCGACGCCGTCGGCACCGGGCGTTACGACAAGGCGATTTCGGCCGACGAGGTCAAGGACGTGGTCGCGACCGAGGTCGAGAAGGTGCTGGCGCCGGTGGCCAAGCCGCTCGAGATCGATGCGGCCAGGAAGCCGTTCGTCATCCTCGTGGTCGGCGTCAACGGCTCCGGCAAGACCACGACGATTGGAAAACTCTCGCAGAAATTCGCATCCGAAGGCCGCAAGGTGATGCTGGCCGCCGGCGACACGTTTCGTGCAGCGGCCATCGAGCAGCTCAAGGTCTGGGGCGAACGGACCAGGACGCCTGTCGTCGCCGGCGCGCAGGGCTCGGATTCGGCGAGTCTCGCCTTCAACGCGCTGACGGCGGCGAAAGAGCAGGGCATCGACGTGCTGCTGATCGACACCGCCGGTCGCCTGCAGAACAAGGCCGAGCTGATGAACGAGCTCGAAAAGGTCGTGCGCGTCATCCGGAAGGTGGATGCTTCGGCGCCGCACGCGGTGCTGCTCGTGCTGGATGCGACCGTCGGCCAGAACGCGCTGTCGCAGGTCGAGGCCTTCCATCGCACCGCAGGCGTCACCGGCCTCGTGATGACCAAGCTCGACGGCACCGCACGCGGCGGCATCCTGGTGGCGCTTGCAGAAAAGTTCAAATTGCCGGTGCATTTCATCGGCGTCGGCGAAGGCGTCGACGATCTCGCGCCGTTCACCGCGCGCGATTTCGCCCGCGCCATCGCCGGAATCGAAACGTAG
- a CDS encoding septation protein A, translated as MDKTQPHPLFKLATELGPLLVFFFVNAKFNLFAATGAFMVAIVAAMAASYVVTRHVPIMAIVTGVIVLVFGTLTLVLHDETFIKVKPTIIYGLFAAILGGGLLFGRSFIAVMFDQMFNLTPRGWRILTLRWALFFAGMAVLNEIVWRTQSTDFWVNFKVFGVTPITMIFAIAQMPLTKRYGVEPVSLETSEAEAGDVRKG; from the coding sequence ATGGACAAGACCCAGCCGCATCCGCTGTTCAAGCTTGCGACCGAGCTTGGTCCGCTGCTCGTGTTCTTCTTCGTCAATGCGAAGTTCAATCTGTTCGCCGCCACCGGCGCCTTCATGGTCGCGATCGTGGCGGCAATGGCCGCCTCCTATGTGGTGACGCGTCACGTCCCGATCATGGCGATCGTGACGGGCGTGATCGTGCTGGTGTTCGGCACGCTGACGCTGGTGCTGCACGACGAGACCTTCATCAAGGTCAAGCCGACCATCATCTACGGCCTGTTCGCCGCGATCCTCGGCGGCGGCCTGTTGTTCGGTCGCTCCTTCATCGCCGTGATGTTCGACCAGATGTTCAATCTGACGCCGCGGGGCTGGCGGATCCTGACGTTGCGTTGGGCGCTGTTCTTCGCCGGCATGGCGGTGCTCAACGAGATCGTCTGGCGCACCCAGAGCACCGACTTCTGGGTGAACTTCAAGGTGTTCGGGGTCACGCCCATCACCATGATCTTCGCCATCGCGCAGATGCCGCTGACCAAGCGCTATGGGGTCGAGCCGGTGTCGCTGGAGACCAGCGAGGCCGAGGCGGGGGACGTGCGGAAAGGGTAA
- a CDS encoding DsbE family thiol:disulfide interchange protein, with the protein MSDQTTSAPPQRRTFLMVLPLLAFIGLAVLFWFRLGSGDPSRIPSALIGHPAPQTTLPPLEGLQADNAQVPGLDPAAFKGKVSLVNVWASWCVPCHDEAPLLTELAKDKRFQLVGINYKDTPDNARRFLGRYGNPFGRVGADANGRASIEWGVYGVPETFVVGREGTIVYKLVGPITPENFRTVLLPQMEKALKAGS; encoded by the coding sequence ATGAGCGATCAAACGACCTCGGCACCACCGCAGCGCCGCACTTTCCTGATGGTGCTGCCGCTGCTCGCCTTCATCGGACTTGCGGTGCTGTTCTGGTTTCGGCTCGGCAGCGGTGATCCCTCGCGGATTCCGTCCGCGCTGATCGGCCACCCCGCACCGCAGACCACGCTGCCGCCGCTGGAGGGACTGCAGGCCGACAACGCGCAGGTGCCCGGGCTCGACCCCGCCGCGTTCAAGGGCAAGGTCAGCCTTGTCAATGTCTGGGCGTCCTGGTGCGTGCCTTGTCATGATGAAGCCCCGCTCCTGACCGAACTTGCCAAGGACAAGCGCTTCCAGCTCGTCGGCATCAACTACAAGGATACGCCCGACAACGCCCGTCGCTTCCTCGGCCGCTACGGCAACCCGTTCGGCCGTGTCGGCGCCGACGCCAACGGCCGCGCCTCAATCGAATGGGGCGTCTATGGTGTGCCGGAGACATTCGTCGTCGGCCGCGAGGGCACCATCGTCTACAAGCTGGTTGGCCCGATCACGCCGGAGAATTTCCGGACGGTGTTGCTGCCGCAGATGGAAAAGGCGTTGAAGGCAGGGAGCTGA
- the ccmD gene encoding heme exporter protein CcmD, producing the protein MTMSLGPYASFIVTSYAAAGIVVALLIGWVIIDYRNQTGRLRELERSGVTRRSGRTATGTPRTTT; encoded by the coding sequence ATGACGATGTCGCTTGGCCCTTATGCGTCCTTCATCGTGACGTCCTATGCTGCCGCAGGCATCGTGGTCGCACTCCTGATCGGTTGGGTCATCATCGACTACCGCAATCAAACCGGACGCCTGCGCGAGCTCGAGCGTAGCGGCGTCACGCGCCGCTCGGGCCGCACCGCGACGGGCACGCCAAGAACAACGACATGA
- a CDS encoding heme ABC transporter permease encodes MSLIDLANPTRFLALSARVLPWLAAATIILLTIGLYQSALAPDDYQQGATVKIMFIHVPNAWLSMFVWGVMSVASLGTLVWRHPLADVAAKAAAPIGASFTFLALLTGSLWGRPMWGTYWEWDARLTSVLILFLMYLGLMALWRAVEDPSRAARAAAVLTLVGALNLPIIKFSVDWWNTLHQPASVMRMGGSTLDKAFLVPLLVMAVAFTLLFVTLHVAAMRNEILRRRVRSLQMMQASRVAFSSEAGSGSRQENASKGVA; translated from the coding sequence ATGTCGCTGATCGACCTCGCCAACCCCACACGGTTCCTCGCGCTCTCGGCGCGGGTTCTGCCGTGGCTTGCGGCCGCGACCATCATCCTGCTCACGATCGGCCTCTATCAATCCGCCCTTGCGCCCGACGATTATCAGCAGGGCGCGACCGTGAAGATCATGTTCATTCACGTGCCCAATGCGTGGCTGTCGATGTTCGTCTGGGGCGTGATGAGCGTCGCGTCATTGGGCACGCTGGTGTGGCGGCATCCGCTCGCCGACGTCGCGGCGAAAGCTGCAGCTCCCATCGGCGCCAGCTTCACGTTCCTCGCGCTGCTGACGGGCTCGCTATGGGGCCGGCCGATGTGGGGCACCTATTGGGAATGGGATGCGCGCCTGACCTCCGTCCTGATCCTGTTCCTGATGTATCTCGGCCTGATGGCGCTGTGGCGCGCGGTGGAAGATCCCTCGCGCGCGGCGCGTGCCGCGGCGGTGCTGACGCTGGTCGGCGCGCTCAATCTTCCCATCATCAAATTCTCCGTCGATTGGTGGAACACGCTGCACCAGCCGGCCTCGGTGATGCGCATGGGCGGCTCGACGCTTGACAAGGCGTTTCTGGTTCCGCTGCTGGTGATGGCGGTCGCGTTCACGCTGCTGTTCGTCACGCTGCATGTGGCGGCGATGCGCAATGAGATCTTGCGCCGGCGCGTGCGCTCCTTGCAGATGATGCAGGCGAGCCGCGTCGCGTTTTCGAGCGAGGCAGGAAGCGGTTCTCGGCAAGAAAACGCATCGAAAGGGGTTGCATGA
- the ccmB gene encoding heme exporter protein CcmB codes for MTALAALIRRDIKIALRVGGGALIGVLFFLTVVVLMPFAVGPDLAQLSRLGPAILWLGALLASLLTLDRLFMADHEDGSLDLITMSRTPLELACAAKALAHWLAAGLPLIVATPVLGLLLNLDMVATGAVALTLLAGTPALTFTGMIGAALAVTLHRGGLLMAVLVLPLSIPVLIFGVAASQAAITGPSSFGAPFSILCALSLVSLVIGPFAAAASLKHGLD; via the coding sequence ATGACCGCCCTCGCCGCCCTGATCCGCCGGGACATCAAGATCGCGCTCCGCGTCGGCGGCGGGGCGCTGATCGGCGTGCTGTTCTTCCTGACCGTCGTCGTCCTGATGCCGTTCGCCGTGGGCCCGGACCTGGCGCAGCTGTCGCGGCTGGGGCCGGCGATCCTGTGGCTCGGGGCGCTGCTGGCAAGCCTGCTGACGCTGGACCGGCTGTTCATGGCCGATCATGAGGACGGCTCGCTCGATTTGATCACGATGAGCCGGACGCCGCTGGAACTGGCCTGCGCCGCCAAGGCGCTGGCGCATTGGCTGGCCGCCGGCCTGCCGCTGATCGTCGCAACCCCCGTGCTCGGGCTGCTGCTCAACCTCGACATGGTCGCCACCGGCGCGGTGGCTTTGACGCTGCTGGCCGGCACGCCTGCCCTGACCTTCACCGGCATGATCGGTGCGGCGCTGGCGGTGACGCTGCATCGGGGCGGACTGTTGATGGCCGTGCTGGTGCTGCCGCTGTCGATCCCCGTGCTGATCTTCGGGGTTGCCGCCTCGCAGGCCGCCATCACGGGGCCATCGTCGTTCGGCGCGCCCTTCTCGATCCTCTGCGCCCTGTCGCTGGTCAGCCTCGTGATCGGCCCGTTCGCGGCGGCGGCGAGCCTGAAGCATGGGCTGGATTGA
- the ccmA gene encoding heme ABC exporter ATP-binding protein CcmA produces the protein MQLAGRGITCVRGGREVFSGLDFEAASGEAVAVVGRNGSGKTSLLRLIAGLLIPAGGTIVLDGGDTDMTLPEQCHYLGHRDALKPALSVTENLSFWAEFLGGERSDAAESLATVGLDHATHLPAGFLSAGQRRRLSLARLLTVRRPIWLLDEPTNALDAAGQDMFGGLMREHLARGGMIIAATHGPLGIDSRELRIGGVA, from the coding sequence ATGCAGCTGGCCGGACGCGGGATCACCTGCGTGCGCGGCGGCCGCGAGGTGTTTTCCGGGCTCGATTTCGAGGCGGCCTCGGGCGAGGCCGTGGCAGTCGTCGGCCGTAACGGATCAGGCAAGACCTCGCTGCTCAGGCTCATCGCGGGCTTGCTCATTCCGGCTGGCGGCACGATCGTACTGGACGGGGGCGACACCGACATGACGTTGCCCGAGCAGTGCCACTATCTCGGCCATCGCGATGCGCTGAAGCCGGCGCTGAGCGTGACGGAAAATCTGTCATTCTGGGCCGAATTCTTGGGCGGCGAGCGCAGTGACGCGGCTGAAAGCCTCGCCACCGTCGGCCTCGACCATGCCACCCATTTGCCTGCGGGCTTCCTGTCGGCGGGACAGCGCCGCCGGCTGTCGCTGGCCCGGCTGCTGACGGTCCGACGGCCGATCTGGCTGCTGGATGAGCCGACCAACGCGCTGGATGCGGCCGGCCAGGACATGTTTGGCGGGCTGATGCGGGAGCATCTCGCAAGGGGCGGAATGATCATCGCGGCGACCCATGGACCGCTGGGGATCGATTCGCGGGAGTTGCGGATCGGGGGTGTGGCGTGA
- the acnA gene encoding aconitate hydratase AcnA, with protein sequence MTSLDSFKCKKTLKVGAKTYVYYSLPTAEKNGLKGISKLPYSMKVLLENLLRNEDGRSVKKEDIVAVSKWLRKKSLEHEIAFRPARVLMQDFTGVPAVVDLAAMRNAMQKLGGDAEKINPLVPVDLVIDHSVIVNFFGDNKAFAKNVAEEYKQNQERYEFLKWGQKAFSNFSVVPPGTGICHQVNLEYLSQTVWTKKEKMTVGKKTGTFEVAYPDSLVGTDSHTTMVNGLAVLGWGVGGIEAEACMLGQPLSMLLPNVVGFKLKGAMKEGVTATDLVLTVTQMLRKLGVVGKFVEFFGPGLDNLSVADKATIANMAPEYGATCGFFPVDAAAIDYLKTSGRAAPRVALVQAYAKAQGLFRTAKSADPVFTETLTLDLADVVPSMAGPKRPEGRIALPSVAEGFSLALGTEYKKAEEPNKRFAVEGKNYEIGHGDVVIAAITSCTNTSNPSVLIGAGLLARNAAAKGLKAKPWVKTSLAPGSQVVAGYLADSGLQADLDKVGFNLVGFGCTTCIGNSGPLPEEISKSINDNGIVAAAVLSGNRNFEGRVSPDVQANYLASPPLVVAHALAGSVTKNLAVEPLGEGKDGKPVYLKDIWPTTKEINAFMKKFVTASIFKKKYADVFKGDTNWRKIKTVESETYRWNMSSTYVQNPPYFEGMKKEPEPVTDIVEARILAMFGDKITTDHISPAGSIKLTSPAGKYLSEHQVRPADFNQYGTRRGNHEVMMRGTFANIRIKNFMLKGADGNIPEGGLTKHWPDGEQMSIYDAAMKYQQEQVPLVVFAGAEYGNGSSRDWAAKGTRLLGVRAVICQSFERIHRSNLVGMGVLPLTFEDGTSWSSLGLKGDEKVTLRGLVGDLKPRQKLTAEIVSGDGSLQRVSLLCRIDTLDELDYYRNGGILHYVLRKLAA encoded by the coding sequence ATGACCTCGCTCGACAGCTTCAAATGCAAAAAGACCCTCAAGGTCGGCGCCAAGACCTATGTCTATTACAGCCTGCCCACGGCCGAGAAGAATGGTCTGAAGGGAATTTCGAAACTTCCCTATTCGATGAAGGTCCTGCTCGAGAACCTGCTGCGCAACGAGGACGGGCGCTCGGTCAAGAAAGAGGACATCGTCGCGGTCTCGAAATGGCTGCGCAAGAAGTCGCTGGAGCATGAGATCGCGTTCCGCCCCGCCCGCGTGCTGATGCAGGATTTCACCGGCGTTCCGGCCGTGGTCGACCTCGCTGCGATGCGCAACGCGATGCAGAAGCTCGGTGGTGATGCCGAGAAGATCAACCCGCTGGTGCCGGTCGACCTCGTCATCGACCATTCCGTGATCGTGAACTTCTTCGGCGACAACAAGGCTTTCGCCAAGAATGTCGCGGAAGAGTACAAGCAGAACCAGGAGCGCTACGAGTTCCTGAAGTGGGGCCAGAAGGCATTCTCGAACTTCTCGGTCGTGCCGCCCGGCACCGGCATCTGCCACCAGGTCAATCTCGAATATCTCTCCCAGACGGTCTGGACCAAGAAGGAGAAGATGACGGTCGGCAAGAAGACCGGCACCTTCGAGGTCGCCTATCCCGACTCGCTGGTCGGCACCGATTCCCACACCACCATGGTCAATGGTCTGGCCGTGCTCGGCTGGGGCGTCGGCGGCATCGAGGCGGAAGCCTGCATGCTCGGCCAGCCGCTGTCGATGCTGCTGCCCAACGTCGTCGGCTTCAAGCTGAAGGGCGCGATGAAGGAAGGCGTCACCGCGACCGACCTCGTGCTGACCGTGACGCAGATGCTGCGCAAGCTCGGCGTCGTCGGCAAGTTCGTCGAGTTCTTCGGCCCGGGCCTCGACAACCTCTCCGTCGCCGACAAGGCGACCATCGCCAACATGGCGCCCGAGTATGGCGCGACCTGCGGCTTCTTCCCTGTCGACGCCGCTGCGATCGACTACCTCAAGACGTCGGGGCGTGCCGCGCCGCGCGTCGCGCTGGTGCAAGCCTATGCCAAGGCGCAAGGGCTGTTCCGCACCGCCAAGTCGGCCGATCCGGTGTTCACGGAAACGCTGACGCTCGACCTCGCAGACGTCGTGCCGTCGATGGCCGGCCCGAAGCGTCCCGAAGGCCGCATCGCGCTGCCGTCGGTTGCCGAAGGTTTTTCGCTCGCGCTCGGCACCGAGTACAAGAAGGCCGAGGAGCCCAACAAGCGTTTTGCCGTCGAAGGCAAGAACTACGAGATCGGCCATGGCGACGTCGTCATCGCCGCCATCACGTCCTGCACCAACACCTCGAATCCGAGCGTGCTGATCGGTGCAGGCTTGCTTGCACGCAATGCCGCCGCCAAAGGCCTGAAGGCAAAGCCGTGGGTGAAGACCTCGCTGGCTCCGGGCAGCCAGGTGGTCGCGGGCTATCTCGCCGATTCCGGTCTGCAGGCCGATCTCGACAAGGTCGGCTTCAACCTGGTCGGCTTCGGCTGCACCACCTGCATCGGCAATTCCGGTCCGCTGCCGGAGGAGATCTCGAAGTCGATCAACGACAACGGCATCGTCGCCGCCGCCGTGCTCTCGGGTAACCGCAATTTCGAAGGCCGCGTCTCGCCTGACGTGCAGGCGAACTATCTGGCCTCGCCGCCGCTGGTCGTCGCGCACGCGCTCGCCGGCAGCGTCACCAAGAACCTCGCGGTCGAGCCGCTCGGCGAAGGCAAGGACGGCAAGCCGGTGTATCTGAAGGACATCTGGCCGACGACGAAGGAGATCAACGCCTTCATGAAGAAGTTCGTGACCGCGTCGATCTTCAAGAAGAAGTATGCCGACGTGTTCAAGGGCGATACCAACTGGCGCAAGATCAAGACGGTCGAGAGCGAGACCTATCGCTGGAACATGTCGTCGACCTACGTGCAGAACCCGCCCTATTTCGAAGGCATGAAAAAGGAGCCGGAGCCGGTCACCGATATCGTCGAGGCGCGCATCCTCGCCATGTTCGGCGACAAGATCACCACCGACCACATTTCGCCGGCCGGTTCGATCAAGCTCACCTCGCCCGCCGGCAAATACCTCAGCGAGCACCAGGTGCGTCCCGCCGACTTCAACCAGTACGGCACGCGCCGCGGCAACCATGAAGTCATGATGCGCGGCACCTTCGCCAACATCCGCATCAAGAACTTCATGCTGAAGGGTGCGGACGGAAACATCCCGGAAGGCGGTCTGACCAAGCACTGGCCGGACGGCGAGCAGATGTCGATCTACGACGCCGCGATGAAGTACCAGCAGGAGCAGGTGCCGCTCGTCGTGTTCGCCGGTGCCGAATATGGCAACGGCTCCTCGCGCGACTGGGCTGCGAAGGGCACGCGTCTGCTCGGTGTTCGCGCCGTGATCTGCCAGAGCTTCGAGCGCATCCATCGTTCGAACCTGGTCGGCATGGGCGTGCTGCCGCTGACCTTCGAGGACGGCACCTCCTGGTCGTCGCTCGGCCTCAAGGGCGACGAGAAGGTCACGCTGCGTGGCCTGGTCGGCGACCTCAAGCCGCGCCAGAAGCTGACCGCGGAGATCGTGTCCGGCGACGGTTCGCTGCAGCGCGTTTCGCTGCTCTGCCGCATCGATACGCTGGACGAACTCGATTACTACCGCAACGGCGGCATCCTGCACTACGTGCTGCGCAAGCTCGCGGCCTAG
- a CDS encoding DUF1223 domain-containing protein, whose translation MTGMMASNFVSRWSGAFWSGALGICAIVAVIRPAQADPRAVVELFTSQGCSSCPPADKVIGDLAKDPSIIALSMPIDYWDYLGWKDTLADSRFSARQRAYSRMRGDREVYTPQVVVNGAAHVIGSDRSGIENAIDKTDTSAGIMSVPVTMSLAGKQINVSVAASKEPTVSHGEVWICSIMKSVPIEIGRGENRGQQITYHNVVRNLLKVGDWHGHPESWAVPIENLTSRDSVDGAVVYVQDGSRDKPGPMLGAAYTSLH comes from the coding sequence ATGACTGGTATGATGGCTTCTAATTTCGTTTCGCGATGGTCCGGAGCATTCTGGTCAGGAGCACTCGGCATCTGCGCCATCGTCGCCGTCATCCGCCCCGCCCAGGCCGATCCCCGCGCCGTGGTCGAGCTCTTCACCTCCCAGGGCTGCTCCTCCTGCCCGCCTGCCGACAAGGTCATCGGCGATCTCGCCAAGGACCCCTCGATCATCGCGCTGAGCATGCCGATCGACTATTGGGATTATCTCGGCTGGAAAGACACGCTGGCGGATTCACGTTTCTCGGCGCGGCAGCGCGCCTATTCGCGCATGCGCGGTGACCGCGAGGTCTACACGCCGCAGGTCGTGGTCAACGGCGCCGCGCATGTCATCGGCAGCGACCGCTCCGGCATCGAGAACGCGATCGACAAGACCGACACGAGCGCGGGCATCATGAGCGTGCCGGTGACGATGTCGCTCGCGGGCAAGCAGATCAACGTGTCGGTCGCCGCGAGCAAGGAGCCGACGGTCTCGCATGGCGAGGTCTGGATCTGCTCGATCATGAAATCGGTGCCGATCGAAATCGGCCGCGGTGAGAATCGCGGGCAGCAGATCACCTACCACAACGTCGTACGCAATCTGCTCAAGGTCGGCGACTGGCACGGACATCCGGAAAGTTGGGCCGTCCCGATCGAGAATTTGACGTCGCGCGACAGCGTCGACGGCGCGGTGGTCTACGTCCAGGACGGCAGCCGCGATAAGCCCGGTCCGATGCTCGGCGCGGCGTACACGTCGCTGCACTAG
- a CDS encoding DUF2794 domain-containing protein, translated as MSLTSEDADPSEQRAVARPAAANAQPGRVTFNRLELHRILNLYGRMVADGEWRDYAIDFLKDRAVFSVYRRASEVPIYRIEKDPRLARKQGMYSVISATGLILRRGHELERVLLAIDRKLAVV; from the coding sequence ATGAGTTTGACGTCGGAGGATGCCGATCCGAGCGAGCAGCGCGCAGTGGCGCGCCCCGCCGCTGCGAATGCCCAACCCGGCCGGGTGACGTTCAACCGGCTCGAGCTGCACCGAATTCTCAATCTCTATGGCCGCATGGTCGCCGACGGCGAGTGGCGCGACTATGCGATCGACTTCCTGAAAGACCGCGCGGTGTTCTCGGTCTATCGCCGCGCCTCCGAAGTGCCGATCTACCGCATCGAGAAAGATCCGCGGCTCGCGCGCAAGCAGGGCATGTACAGCGTGATCTCGGCGACCGGCCTGATCCTGCGCCGCGGCCACGAGCTCGAGCGCGTGCTGCTGGCGATCGATCGGAAATTGGCGGTGGTGTAG